Proteins co-encoded in one Streptomyces roseochromogenus subsp. oscitans DS 12.976 genomic window:
- a CDS encoding carbohydrate ABC transporter permease: protein MRRRGTLWFWVFVGPFAAGLALFTYVPLLWSVGLSFFDAHNTVTPTHFIGLDNYTAMLRDDAFVGSLRTFLVFTAFIVPATYVFSLSLALMVNRLTYARAFFRSVFFLPAACSYVVAALVWKMSLFNGVRFGLANTVLGWFGGAPVAWLSTTDPPWYWLVIVTVRLWLQAGFYMILFLAGLQRIDPVLYEAAAVDGARPGWTVLRHITLPQLRATSVAVVLLLVINAFQAFDEFYNLLSDARGYPPYARPPLVYLYYTALGQGQNLGSGSAGAVILALVIAVVTVGQARWLKLGRTDADG from the coding sequence GTGAGACGCCGCGGGACCCTCTGGTTCTGGGTGTTCGTGGGGCCGTTCGCCGCCGGGCTCGCGCTGTTCACCTATGTTCCGCTGCTGTGGAGCGTGGGCCTCAGCTTCTTCGACGCGCACAACACCGTCACGCCCACGCACTTCATCGGCCTGGACAACTACACGGCGATGCTGCGGGACGACGCGTTCGTCGGCAGTCTGAGGACCTTCCTCGTCTTCACCGCCTTCATCGTGCCGGCCACATACGTCTTCTCGCTCTCGCTCGCCCTGATGGTCAACCGCCTGACATACGCCCGCGCGTTCTTCCGCTCGGTCTTCTTCCTGCCGGCCGCGTGCAGTTACGTCGTCGCCGCCCTGGTGTGGAAGATGTCGCTCTTCAACGGGGTGCGGTTCGGGCTCGCCAACACCGTCCTCGGCTGGTTCGGCGGCGCTCCCGTCGCCTGGCTGTCCACCACCGATCCGCCCTGGTACTGGCTGGTCATCGTCACCGTACGGCTGTGGCTGCAGGCCGGGTTCTACATGATCCTTTTCCTCGCCGGGCTGCAGCGGATCGACCCGGTGCTGTACGAGGCGGCCGCCGTGGACGGTGCCCGGCCCGGCTGGACGGTGCTGCGGCACATCACACTGCCCCAGCTGCGGGCCACCTCGGTCGCGGTGGTGCTGCTGCTCGTCATCAACGCCTTCCAGGCCTTCGACGAGTTCTACAACCTGCTGTCTGATGCCAGGGGTTACCCGCCGTATGCCCGGCCTCCGCTGGTCTACCTCTACTACACCGCCCTCGGGCAGGGGCAGAACCTCGGGTCGGGCAGCGCGGGCGCGGTGATCCTTGCGCTGGTCATCGCCGTCGTGACGGTGGGGCAGGCGCGGTGGCTGAAACTGGGAAGGACGGACGCCGATGGATGA
- the nirB gene encoding nitrite reductase large subunit NirB: protein MTTAPGATPTIVLVGHGMVGQRFLEALAERGLTATHRVVVLCEEPRPAYDRVALTSYFSGRTPEELSLTDGEFIALHGIELYVGDPAVTIDREARKVTARSGQVFEYDVLVLATGSYPFVPPVPGKDAVGCFVYRTIEDLLAIEEYAKAKASTGAVVGGGLLGLEAAGALKGLGLTSHIVEFAPRLMPVQVDEGGGAALLRTIEDMGLTVHTGVGTQEIVTDDSGAVTGMKLSDGSELATDLVVFSAGVRPRDQLARDCGLTVGERGGITVDEQCRTVSDPHVFAVGECALASDGRVYGLVAPGYEQAETAAAAIAADETDQLTFTGADLSTKLKLLGVDVASFGDAHGTTEDCLDVVYSDSRAGLYKKLVIGRDGTLLGGILVGDAEAYGTLRALTGSVPPVSPESLVLPAGADSGAQLGPTALPDEAVICSCHNVSKGTIRGAVTEHSCTTVPEVKKCTKAGTGCGSCVKVLGQLVNAELEASGVEVDKGLCGCFSQTREELYEIVLALRITSHRDLLDRYGREDARGGEGCEICKPAVASIIASLAPTIGASGYVLDGEQAALQDTNDHFLANLQKNGSYSVVPRIPGGEIAPEKLIVIGEIARDFGLYTKITGGQRIDMFGARVEQLPLIWARLVDAGFESGHAYGKALRTVKSCVGQTWCRYGVQDSVRMAIDLELRYRGLRSPHKLKSAVSGCQRECAEAQSKDFGVIATANGWNLYVGGNGGATPRHADLLAQDLSDAELVRLIDRFLMFYIRTADRLERTSVWLERIPGGLDHVRDVVVHDSLGICDELEQLMRAHVAHYRDEWAETVNDPEKLARFVSFVNAPDTPDPVVAFVPERDQIKPDLPLLSIGLRPADDVLEGSAQR from the coding sequence TCGAGCTGTATGTCGGCGACCCGGCGGTGACGATCGACCGCGAGGCGAGGAAGGTCACGGCCAGGTCGGGCCAGGTCTTCGAGTACGACGTCCTCGTCCTCGCCACCGGCTCGTACCCGTTCGTACCGCCGGTCCCGGGCAAGGACGCGGTCGGCTGCTTCGTGTACCGGACCATCGAGGACCTCCTCGCGATCGAGGAATACGCGAAGGCGAAGGCTTCCACCGGTGCCGTGGTCGGCGGCGGTCTGCTCGGCCTGGAGGCGGCCGGTGCGCTGAAGGGCCTCGGACTCACCTCCCACATCGTGGAGTTCGCGCCCCGGCTGATGCCCGTCCAGGTCGACGAGGGCGGTGGCGCGGCGCTCCTGCGCACCATCGAGGACATGGGCCTGACCGTCCACACGGGCGTCGGCACCCAGGAGATCGTCACCGACGACTCAGGCGCCGTCACCGGGATGAAGCTGTCCGACGGCTCCGAACTCGCCACGGACCTGGTGGTGTTCAGCGCCGGCGTCCGCCCCCGTGACCAGCTGGCCCGCGACTGCGGTCTGACGGTCGGCGAACGCGGTGGCATCACCGTGGACGAGCAGTGCCGTACCGTGTCCGACCCGCATGTCTTCGCTGTCGGCGAGTGCGCGCTGGCCTCCGACGGCCGGGTGTACGGCCTGGTGGCGCCCGGTTACGAGCAGGCGGAGACGGCGGCCGCGGCCATCGCCGCGGACGAGACCGACCAGTTGACGTTCACCGGTGCCGACCTGTCCACCAAGCTGAAGCTGCTCGGCGTCGACGTCGCCTCCTTCGGCGACGCGCACGGCACCACCGAGGACTGCCTGGACGTCGTCTACTCCGACTCCCGCGCCGGCCTGTACAAGAAGCTGGTCATCGGCCGTGACGGGACGCTGCTCGGCGGCATCCTGGTCGGCGACGCGGAGGCGTACGGCACCCTGCGCGCGCTGACCGGTTCGGTGCCCCCGGTCTCCCCCGAGTCCCTCGTCCTGCCCGCCGGAGCGGACTCGGGGGCCCAGCTCGGCCCGACGGCCCTCCCCGACGAGGCGGTCATCTGCTCCTGCCACAACGTCAGCAAGGGCACGATCCGCGGCGCGGTCACGGAGCACTCCTGCACGACCGTGCCCGAGGTGAAGAAGTGCACCAAGGCCGGTACGGGCTGCGGCAGTTGCGTCAAGGTGCTCGGCCAGCTCGTCAACGCCGAGCTGGAGGCGTCCGGCGTCGAGGTCGACAAGGGCCTGTGCGGCTGCTTCTCGCAGACCCGCGAGGAGCTGTACGAGATCGTCCTCGCCCTGCGCATCACCAGCCACCGGGACCTGCTCGACCGCTACGGCCGCGAGGACGCCCGGGGCGGCGAGGGCTGCGAGATCTGCAAGCCGGCCGTCGCCTCGATCATCGCCTCCCTCGCCCCGACGATCGGCGCGAGCGGCTATGTCCTGGACGGCGAGCAGGCGGCCCTGCAGGACACCAACGACCACTTCCTGGCCAACCTGCAGAAGAACGGATCGTACTCGGTCGTGCCGCGCATCCCGGGCGGCGAGATCGCGCCCGAGAAGCTGATCGTGATCGGCGAGATCGCCCGTGACTTCGGTCTCTACACGAAGATCACCGGCGGTCAGCGGATCGACATGTTCGGCGCGCGGGTCGAGCAACTGCCGCTGATCTGGGCCCGGTTGGTGGACGCCGGCTTCGAGTCGGGCCACGCGTACGGCAAGGCACTGCGCACGGTGAAGTCCTGTGTCGGCCAGACCTGGTGCCGCTACGGCGTCCAGGACTCCGTCCGCATGGCGATCGACCTGGAGCTGCGCTACCGGGGCCTGCGCTCCCCGCACAAGCTGAAGTCGGCGGTCTCCGGCTGCCAGCGCGAGTGCGCCGAGGCCCAGTCGAAGGACTTCGGCGTGATCGCCACCGCCAACGGCTGGAACCTGTACGTCGGCGGCAACGGCGGCGCCACCCCGCGTCACGCGGACCTGCTGGCCCAGGACCTGTCGGACGCCGAGCTGGTCCGCCTGATCGACCGTTTCCTGATGTTCTACATCCGCACGGCCGACCGCCTGGAGCGCACGAGCGTGTGGCTGGAGCGGATCCCGGGCGGCCTGGACCATGTACGGGACGTGGTGGTGCACGACTCGCTCGGCATCTGCGACGAGCTGGAGCAGCTGATGCGGGCGCATGTCGCCCACTATCGCGACGAGTGGGCGGAGACCGTCAACGACCCCGAGAAGCTGGCCCGGTTCGTGTCCTTCGTGAATGCCCCGGACACCCCGGACCCGGTCGTCGCCTTCGTCCCCGAGCGCGACCAGATCAAGCCCGACCTGCCGCTGCTGTCCATCGGCCTGCGGCCCGCCGACGACGTCCTGGAAGGAAGCGCCCAGCGATGA
- the nirD gene encoding nitrite reductase small subunit NirD, whose protein sequence is MTLAPETTDLKVQLRLAEGWFTACDLSALTPGRGAAALLPDGRQVALFRDRADRLYAVDNRDPFTGAAVLSRGLTGTHQDRPFVASPLLKQRFDLISGECLDDGAVRVAAYEVRTA, encoded by the coding sequence ATGACCCTGGCTCCCGAGACCACCGACCTGAAGGTCCAGCTCCGGCTTGCGGAGGGCTGGTTCACGGCCTGCGACCTGAGCGCGCTCACCCCCGGGCGCGGGGCGGCCGCCCTGCTGCCGGACGGCCGCCAGGTGGCCCTCTTCCGCGACCGCGCCGACCGCCTGTACGCCGTCGACAACCGCGACCCTTTCACGGGCGCGGCCGTCCTCTCCCGCGGCCTGACCGGCACCCACCAGGACCGCCCGTTCGTCGCCTCACCCCTGCTGAAGCAGCGCTTCGACCTGATCAGCGGCGAGTGCCTGGACGACGGGGCGGTACGGGTGGCCGCGTACGAGGTGCGGACGGCCTAG
- a CDS encoding carbohydrate ABC transporter permease gives MDDALVRAGRALRLVVLITLALLFLIPFYLLVRNGLSSERDITSPQWTFFPAELRWGNVRELFDDPSVPFARSLLNSALIAVATTLGTLLIASLAGYGLARIPYRHANKVFYGVLGTLLVPAAVTFVPSFVLVSSLGWISTLRGLIIPTLFSAFACFVFRQYFLGFPRELEDAAQVDGLGYWRTYWLVVVPNARPVFAAVGTIVFLGAWNSFLWPLVIGQDQSAWTVQVALSSFTTSQVIRLHELFVAAVVSILPLLLVFLCFQRWIVAGVERSGID, from the coding sequence ATGGATGACGCCCTGGTACGGGCCGGACGGGCGCTCCGACTCGTGGTGCTGATCACGCTCGCCCTGCTCTTCCTGATCCCCTTCTATCTGCTCGTGCGCAACGGACTGTCCAGCGAGCGGGACATCACCTCGCCCCAATGGACCTTCTTTCCCGCCGAGTTGAGGTGGGGGAACGTCCGGGAGCTGTTCGACGATCCGTCCGTCCCCTTCGCCCGCTCTCTGCTCAACTCCGCGCTGATAGCCGTCGCCACGACGCTCGGCACCCTGCTGATCGCCTCCCTCGCCGGCTACGGCCTCGCCCGCATCCCCTACCGGCACGCGAACAAGGTCTTCTACGGCGTCCTCGGCACCCTGCTCGTCCCGGCCGCCGTCACCTTCGTACCCAGCTTCGTGCTGGTGTCGTCGCTCGGCTGGATCTCCACGCTCCGGGGACTGATCATCCCGACGCTGTTCTCGGCGTTCGCGTGCTTCGTCTTCCGGCAGTACTTCCTGGGTTTCCCGCGCGAGCTGGAGGACGCGGCGCAGGTCGACGGGCTCGGCTACTGGCGCACGTACTGGCTGGTGGTCGTGCCGAACGCGCGGCCGGTGTTCGCGGCGGTCGGCACGATCGTCTTCCTCGGCGCGTGGAACTCCTTCCTGTGGCCGCTGGTGATCGGGCAGGACCAGAGCGCCTGGACGGTGCAGGTGGCGCTGTCGTCGTTCACGACGTCCCAGGTGATCCGGCTGCACGAACTGTTCGTCGCCGCCGTCGTGTCGATCCTGCCGCTGCTGCTGGTGTTCCTGTGCTTCCAGCGGTGGATCGTGGCGGGGGTGGAGCGGTCGGGGATCGACTAG